TTCGACGCCGACGTCTTCCGCGTGCCGCCGGGCTACAATGCCCCTCAGCAGGTCCGTCCGTCCCTCTGATTTTCGATCTGTGGTTCTTGGGTCGGCCGTCAGGGAGCAATAATTCCTCATCTTGTTTTCATCGGGCGGTTCGTTGCGCAGGTGCACATCACGCTGGGCGACCAGACGGGCACGGCGATGACGGTGTCGTGGGTGACGGCGAGCGAGCTGGGCAACGGCACGGTGCGGTACGGCCCGTCGCCGGACAAGATGGAGATGACGGCGCAGGGCACGCACACGCGCTACGACTACTTCAACTACACCTCCGGCTTCATCCACCACTGCGTCCTCAGGAACCTCAAGGTAACCTGCGGAACCTCCTCGGGAAAACGAGCAGAGAACCCGAGAGCTGGCACACATCATGCACGCAACGGGCGCCGGCCGCCATTGATTTCGTGTGCTCCTGCGTGCAGCATGGCGTGAAGTACTACTACGCGATGGGGTTCGGCCACACGGTGCGCACCTTCTCCTTCACCGCCCCTCCCAAGCCCGGCCCCGACGTGCCCTTCAAGTTCGGCCTCATCGGTATGCTGTTCATCAGTTCGTTGGTACTGTACTCTTCTTGGTCATGCTTGATGAACACTGGAAAATAAGATCCGTGATGTACGAGTTGGTATAGTTAATTACTCCATGGATCGGCATAAACAAGATGGTTCGGTAGGATCTACGACAAGATGAGGAATGCCTGGCGAGAGCCAGCATCGGTCGTCAGTCATCGTTGTCGTCGCTAGACGTTAGCCAGCATCCGATCCATGTCAGAGATCCATATGCCAGTATGATAATCATCTTAGGTGCGTAGTTCGGCCGGCGTCATGCGTGCAAGTAGCTGACACGTCCACTTCCTTGGGATCTGAATTTCATGGGATGTACTCCCTCccttcggaattacttgtctcgaatatggatgtatctagaactaaaatacatctacaTACATCCATTTTCGtaacaagtaattccgaacggaagGAGTATCGATCAAGACAAGATGGCCATGTTGACTGCCGCAGGAAACAATGTGCTCCAGACCAGTGAGCCAGTGAGCCAATGTCATAGGCTCATAGCTGTCTGAAATGAACAAGGAAAGTGAAAATTGACTAGGAGTAATTGGGAAAGAAAATCcttaaaacaaaacaaaataaattgacTAGGAGTATTCGGTTAGCTAGCTGgatatttattttgttttgagGAATATAATCAAGCTGTATAGTAATTATTTTGATTTGCAGGAATAAATAATCAAGCCGGATCTTTTATTCATGTTTATTAATCCTTTTGTGGGGATTTTTAATAAATATATTTATTAATTTTGCCGGGCAGGTGACCTGGGGCAGACGTTCGACTCCAACAGCACGCTGTCGCACTACGAGGCCAACGGCGGCGACGCGGTGCTCTTCGTGGGCGACCTCTCCTACGCCGACGCCTACCCGCTGCACGACAACCGGCGCTGGGACAGCTGGGCGCGCTTCGTGGAGCGCAGCGTGGCGTACCAGCCCTGGATCTGGACCGCCGGCAACCACGAGCTGGACTACGCGCCGGAGATCGGCGAGACGGTGCCCTTCAAGCCCTTCACCCGCCGCTACCGCACGCCGTACCGCGCCGCCGGCAGCACGGAGCCGCTCTGGTACTCGGTCAAGGTCGCCTCCGCCCACATCATCGTGCTCTCCTCCTACTCCTCCTACGGCAAGTACACGCCGCAGTGGACGTGGCTGTCGGACGAGCTGGGCCGCGTCGACCGCAAGGCCACGCCGTGGCTCATCGTGCTCATGCACTCGCCATGGTACAACAGCAACAACTACCACTACATGGAGGGGGAGACGATGCGGGTGCAGTTCGAGAGCTGGCTGGTGGCCGCCAAGGTGGACCTCGTCCTCGCCGGCCACGTCCACTCGTACGAGCGCAGCCGCCGCTTCTCCAACGTCGCCTACAACATCGTCAACGGCAAGGCCACGCCCGTGCGCGACTTGGACGCGCCCGTCTACGTCACCATCGGCGACGGCGGCAACATCGAGGGCATCGCCAACAAGTACGTATACGTTGCTTGCTTGAATTTATATGCAGGGTGCTCTGCTCTGCTCCGGCCATGCATTGCTGACATGACAAAATGAATGAATGGATGCAGCTTCACGGAGCCGCAGCCGTCCTACTCGGCCTTCAGGGAGGCGAGCTTCGGGCACGCGACGCTGGAGATCAAGAACCGGACGCACGCCTACTACGCGTGGCACCGCAACCACGACGGCGCCAAGGCCACAGCCGACTCCGTCTGGCTCACCAACAGACACCACCTCCCCACCGACGACTCCAAGTGAAGTGGCCGGACGGATCATCTGCCCCTTTACTTGAGCAACGTGGGGTTTTTCTTACATGTTGATCCATCTGGCTGCGATGGGACAGAAAAGAAGACATCTTGGGCAGCTGCAAATGGTTGCTACACGGCTGCTTCTTTCATCTCATGTCTCCGACATTGTGAATCTCTTGAGCTCGAGCCGTAGTTAGTGCAATTAGTCATGTAACCTTAAGGGTAAAGCTCTTGCGCGTAGTCTCGCTTGAAATAAAATAACAAAAGAGATTTGGGAGGTTCTTCTCAAGCACCTGATCTGCATTCGACTATATACATATGTGTTGACTGAAACTGTGCATGATAATCAGATCATGTGCAGAGAGCATCATTTCTTCTAAATATAATATTCAAACGTGCTCCACGCTCCTGATTTCTTTCCTGGCAGGTAATCAGATGGTCAGAGTATAACAGAGATATGCTAGGGTAATTGGGAACATCAAACTCCAGGAAAATGAAATGAACTCTGCTGGGGGAAACGTCTCCTACCGCGTCCCTCCGCCTATTTCGACAAGTAAAATGAAGGGAAGCTCGTACTACTAGTAGCGTGCTTTGGAGTTGTAACATGTAGTGTCGAGGTCTTGTAATGGTTGTTGCTAtcttctactccctccatcccaaaatataAAATCATTTTTGACATTAATGGTCTTACATTTTAGGACGGAGGATGTGTAAAACAATGAAACGTACCTATTTTGTGTACTCCCCGGGAAAAGGAGTACAAGTAGTTCAATAACAAcgtaaaaagaaaaaaaaacaaagaaaagagtCAATTACACCACTAATGCTTAAACTTGGTAAGAAAATTCACTTTACTGCTAAAACTTGCAGCATATATTGAACTGGTGCCACAAGTTGGCTCAGGCATACATGTATGGTGCAAATTATGTTTGGATACAAAATCGACACTAACGAGGCGCACCAGCATGGCATGGGGCCCGCGGTCAGCAACCAAATGACGGAGGCAAGGCGTGTGGCCTACTATTGTTTGAAAACTCCCTCATATTTATTTTCTAATAAAAACTCGCGCGAGTCAATTTGAATAGTAGTTGGCTGCATGGGTTTACGTGTCAACTCGGTTCCACAGGAGCATTTCATGTCCTATATGGATACATCTGAAATATATTCTTTGAGTCTTAAGTGGGCCGCGGTCCATGAGGCCCATTTTGCACTTCTTTAAATCTTATAGAAAATATGTAAATTATAATCGTGTGATATAAATAATACACATGTAAATAAAATTAATTGCATTACAAAAATAATCAAGTTTTAATTTAACAATTATCCATATATTTAAATTATAAAATATAAAACTATTCATGCAATATATAATACATCAAAGTAATTTTATATGCTTCTATGTATTTTAGTAAATGCTTATAGAAATTTGAAATTGTTCAAAGTTCAAAGCAAAATATTCATGTAGTATATTTAAGTGTTCAGGCTTTACAAAGGTTTTTGTTCATCTATATATTTGAAGAAATGTTTATAGAAGTTTGAAAATCTTAACAGTTTTAACAAAATATCTGTGCAGTATACAAAAGTGTTCAAGCTTTAAGAaagtttatatttttctatattTGAATAAATGCTTATATAAGTTTAAAATGTTCTTGCTTTTAATAAAATAATTATGTACCTGTTCATTTTGTTTTGCAAGATTTTTGTTTATAGTACACAATTATAGTTTACATATAGAAAAAAAAACAGTGCAAAATGGGTCGTAGGGACAGCAGCCCCCTTAAGACTAAAAAACCTTTAAAAAATCGACTTCTCTCGACAGCTCCTGGATCCAATCTGACATCGACAAGGTCAGGCCGGCTTCGGTACGGGAGCGGCGACAGCGGCGCGTCGGCGACTCGTTCTGGTGGTGATAGTGGTCGTTCGGTGGTCCATGAATCTCGATGTAGTTTTTACTATGTTTGAAGTGCTTTGTACTTCCGGTGAATCTTCATGATAGATATGATTCTTTTGGAGAAAAAACTTAACTTTATAGACATCTCGAGCGTAGACAATCCTTGAGACAAGGGTATTACCGCCAAGACTGGAGGTGACGGCCTGACGGGGACGCAAGACCCGGGACGCAGGCCACCTCGTCACCGCTCCTTCCATTGGCCGCGCCCACGGACGCAGGCCGACAGTTTCCCGtcctgcccctccctcgtcgcTAGTCGTTGCTTGCTCCGATTTTCCACCCACAATCCGGGGCAAAACACCCGGGGAGCGAAGCAAGAAACCGAGGGCTCTCCTCCCAGGCGCGGATCTACCAGCCTACCAGGGCGCGGACCGCGCGAGGCTCTGGCCTTCCGCTCCTCCAGCATGAGGTAAGCTCCTGGCTCCACACGCGCTGGTTCCTCTCCTCTCCCTTGGATTCCAGCACTGCTGCATAGATAGCTTCGTCAGGCCAATGGGGAATTTTCTTTCTTTTATGCTAGCTCTATGCGTGAATGGTGCTCATCTGGCGCCCATCTCGAGTTAATTAGGCCAAGACAGGGGATTTCCCACTGATTGTATGCGTTACCCGGCCGAATGAGGCGGGATGGAGCAGGATTAATTAGTGGATCAGGCTCTGTATCCAGCAAAGGCAGATGCGTAGATGTGTGTTCGAGCAATGCCTTCAGGTGCCCGAGCGAGCGACTCGGATGTGCGTTTGGGGAATGCCATTTTGATTGATGGCCGGGGTGAATCTGATCCAGGGACGCCAGCCGCAAGCTCGATCCCGTAATCCCGTTGACCTTAGCCGTGTGGTCTGGTTGCTAACGATGGCCGGTTGCCTGCTCCACTAAGTGCAAGCCACACGAATCTGGTGGTAGTATCTGTGGCTGTGAGGCTGCGCTCAGCTCCCTGCACTTGCAGAATGCTAGAGATTCAAGTGAGACGGAGGAACGTTATCATTCTCGGTCCGGTTCTCAGATCCTTGAGTGAAACAGGGGAAACAGGAATATTCTTGTTCTTCCATTGTCACCCCTTCCCTTTTCGGATGCTGATGTAGCCTGAAAGCGAGGATCTCATGACAACCACCACGGCAGACTCTTGGTACCTCTGTGAGACCACCTTAAGCATCATGCGATCGGCATATATAGCTTTGTTTTAGATGGATTGGCTTGTTAACTAGTACTAGGTCCTAAGCTTCAGTTCCAGGGGAGACATTTCGTTCGTTTAAACCAACTAGTAGTATAGCAGTTCAGATACTCTACTTTGCAGTTTTGCATGGAAATCTTTGAACGTTTCCTCATCACACCCTTCCAATTTATAGTGACAAATTCACCAAATATTATGCGTACAGTCCAAAGCATGAAAAACAGGAACTCTTCTAGGTATTATGTCTACAATTCCTATGTGGTGTGAATGCAATTAACTTTTTGGAGCATACTTCAGTATTCATTCATTACAACCGTTTCATTCTAGATCTTTTGCACCCATTGGCCACGCCTCAAAACATACTGTGCACATGTGAGACACCCTATAGATCCTTGCTAAGGACTTAAGGAGTGAATTTAAGCTTAATTGCACTGATGATGTGAATAGTGGATTGAAACATGTTTACTCTGTTGTGTCACAGAAATATCCCCAGGATTCTGTTACTGTCATGTGGCATCCATAGGGGTATATGGAATGTTTACCTAATTATTATTCTGCCTTCTTTCAGGGGAAAAAAGATGATATATGGATTCTCCATCTCCCTTATCCTCATCAACCTGGCTTCCATAATGGAGCGGGCTGATGAGAATCTCCTCCCCGCTGTTTACAAGGAAGTCAGTGCCGCCTTCGATGCTGGTCCTACTGATCTGGGGTACCTTACGTTTATAATGAACTTTCTGAAGTCCATAGCATCTCCCTTGGCAGGTGTCCTTGCTCTTCAGTATGATCGCCCCACTATTCTTGCGGTCGGAACTGTCTTCTGGGCTCTATCAACAGGGGCCGTTGGTGTCAGCCAGTATTTTCAGCAGGTTGCATTCTGGAGAGGTGTAAATGGTGTTGGACTTGCCATTGTCATACCATCACTTCAGTCCTTCATTGCTGATAGCTACAGAGAGGGCACCCGTGGCGCCGGATTTGGTTTGTTGAGTCTCATTGGCTCAATAGGTGGTATAGGAGGAAGTATTGTGGCAACAGTCATGGCTGGAAGGGATTATTGGGGATTCCCTGGATGGCGGTTTGCATTTATTGTGGTCGCGTTTGCAAGCTTGTTGATTGGGCTTCTTGTTTACTTTTACACCGTTGATCCTAGAAAAACATCTCCAGGAAATTTTGGTGATGACGACACCCATGAGAGGTACGGTTTTCCTCTGATTTTTGATAAATTCTTTGATAGACTTTTAGTAGTTTTGATGAATCATGAAAACATAATTAGCATGTAATAGTAGTATTGCTGGTGATCAAGTGCTGACATTTATTTTCTGTTTTCACTATATCCAACATCATGCTTGCAACTTTTCTCATTCAACTTTTCAGCTGAGTTGGAATTTTGTAGTGCACCTTGTTTTCTTTTCTAAGCTGATGTGTTTGATTCTACATTAACTTTCCATATAACAGTATGTGTATCTGTCCTTGAAGCATAATGTTGCTATCTCATGTAAATGGCAGGTCACGTTTGGTTGGTAACAGTGTTTTTCCTCCACTGTCCATCTGGAAGGATTCATGGATAACAGCAAGATCTGTCATGAAAGTGCGGACATTTCAAATCATCGTCCTGCAAGGCGTAGTCGGCTCCTTGCCATGGACCGCTGTTGTTTTCTTCACAATGTGGTTTGAGCTAATTGGTACGAATACAGACAAACGGAAATTTTCAATATTTGAACTGACAATAACGTCTTTCGGGATTAAACATTAACAAAGTCTTGAAACCTCGTAGGTTTCGACAACAAAAGCTCGGCGGGGTTAAACAGCCTATTCGCCATCGGCTGCGCGAGTGGGTCATTTCTTGGTGGAGTAATCGCAGACCGCGTGTCAAGACACTACCCGGATTCAGGCCGCATCATGTGTGCTCAGTTCAGTGCCTTCATGGGCATCCCTTTCACATGGATCCTCCTCACGGTCATCCCGCAGTCGGTCGACTACTGGTACAGCTACGCCGTCACGCTGTTCCTGATGGGGCTCACCATAAGTTGGTGCGCCACCTGCGCAAACAACCCGATGTTCGCGGAGGTGGTCCCTCCCAAGCACCGCACCATGATCTACGCGTTTGACCGCGCGTTCGAGGGCTCCTTCTCCTCGCTGGCCGCTCCTGCCGTCGGCATGGTGACCGAGAGGGTATATGGCTACAACGCAAAGACGGTGAATCTAGCGGACGGGTCGGTGGCAGGGGCGTATGCGCTCTCGAGAGGGCTGCTGACCATGATGATTGTTCCTTTTGGTCTGTGCTGCCTGTTCTACACCCCGCTGTACTTTGTGTTCAAGCGCGACCGTGAGAACGCGAGGTTGGCGGCCAGTGCCAAGGATCTGGAGCTAATGTGATGCTCCGCGTTTTTTTATCAGTTGCAGTGTTCGTTAATGCGGTTAGTTGATTCAGCTTGGGGTTGAAATGGTGCAGTTGACAGAATACTACAGGTTTCACCTTCTTCAGACAGATGAGAAGTACACCTTCAGACAAATGAAAAGAAATACACGAGTACACCTTCAGACAGATGACAAGATATACACGGGTAGAGTCGGTGATTTTAATTTTGTCAATTAGAGAGGATATATATTGTACTAATACATTGTGTAGGTAAATAAATGGCAGCTGTCATGTTCAATCTCACCGCAATTAGGATTTATTTTTTCTTTTGTCGCCTGTAATCCTGAGCTGAATTTTTGGATGAAGATGGCATTGCCCCTGATCCTGAAGTAATGAACTAAACTTGGTTCAGCATGTGCAACATTCACTTTGACCAATTTGACACTCTAATTGAATTTGTATTTGCCTCCTGTATTGTGCCTCCGGCATTATGTTTTCTTGTACAGAAGCTGCATCTTTTGAGTTCGGACAACCAAAACAAGCATCCACCACAACTTTGTAGTGCAGTTTCTCATGTTGCCAAAAACA
This genomic window from Triticum urartu cultivar G1812 unplaced genomic scaffold, Tu2.1 TuUngrouped_contig_4504, whole genome shotgun sequence contains:
- the LOC125527924 gene encoding purple acid phosphatase 2-like, yielding DADVFRVPPGYNAPQQVHITLGDQTGTAMTVSWVTASELGNGTVRYGPSPDKMEMTAQGTHTRYDYFNYTSGFIHHCVLRNLKHGVKYYYAMGFGHTVRTFSFTAPPKPGPDVPFKFGLIGDLGQTFDSNSTLSHYEANGGDAVLFVGDLSYADAYPLHDNRRWDSWARFVERSVAYQPWIWTAGNHELDYAPEIGETVPFKPFTRRYRTPYRAAGSTEPLWYSVKVASAHIIVLSSYSSYGKYTPQWTWLSDELGRVDRKATPWLIVLMHSPWYNSNNYHYMEGETMRVQFESWLVAAKVDLVLAGHVHSYERSRRFSNVAYNIVNGKATPVRDLDAPVYVTIGDGGNIEGIANNFTEPQPSYSAFREASFGHATLEIKNRTHAYYAWHRNHDGAKATADSVWLTNRHHLPTDDSK
- the LOC125527925 gene encoding uncharacterized protein LOC125527925, coding for MRGKKMIYGFSISLILINLASIMERADENLLPAVYKEVSAAFDAGPTDLGYLTFIMNFLKSIASPLAGVLALQYDRPTILAVGTVFWALSTGAVGVSQYFQQVAFWRGVNGVGLAIVIPSLQSFIADSYREGTRGAGFGLLSLIGSIGGIGGSIVATVMAGRDYWGFPGWRFAFIVVAFASLLIGLLVYFYTVDPRKTSPGNFGDDDTHERSRLVGNSVFPPLSIWKDSWITARSVMKVRTFQIIVLQGVVGSLPWTAVVFFTMWFELIGFDNKSSAGLNSLFAIGCASGSFLGGVIADRVSRHYPDSGRIMCAQFSAFMGIPFTWILLTVIPQSVDYWYSYAVTLFLMGLTISWCATCANNPMFAEVVPPKHRTMIYAFDRAFEGSFSSLAAPAVGMVTERVYGYNAKTVNLADGSVAGAYALSRGLLTMMIVPFGLCCLFYTPLYFVFKRDRENARLAASAKDLELM